A DNA window from Hordeum vulgare subsp. vulgare chromosome 1H, MorexV3_pseudomolecules_assembly, whole genome shotgun sequence contains the following coding sequences:
- the LOC123406936 gene encoding lecithin-cholesterol acyltransferase-like 1 — translation MANDPSHTRRSSRSTMVVIIIAATDASRRAGAGLRQQRARRAAHRALPAGMSTVYDAASDDYHNVPGVETRVPFFGSTQGFRHPDPDRRSFSYMDKLLEKLEAAGYRDGETMFGAPYDFRYAVAPAGRPSSAGTAFFASLKGLVERASQLNGDRPAIIVTHSYGGTLAHQFLIRQPLAWRRRFVRHFIPVAAPWGGLVLGMQALISGNNLGLPFVDPGALRKEYRSLQSSLWPLPSAKVFGAAQPLVSTRRRNYSAGDMVGFLGDIGFGEGVGPYVSRVLPLFKELPAAPRVPVTCVVGVGVATPERMVYPADDFEGTPGVVVGDGDGLVNLASLVAVEPEWRRRGPYFRMVKVANVNHTAILVDDRALGIVIREIRRAN, via the exons ATGGCGAATGATCCTTCTCACACTCGTCGTAGCAGCCGCAGCACTATGGTGGTCATCATCATCGCGGCAACGGATGCATCCCGTCGTGCTGGTGCCGGGCTACGCCAGCAACGAGCTCGACGCGCGGCTCACCGAGCTCTACCGGCCGGG ATGAGCACGGTGTACGACGCCGCGTCCGACGACTACCACAACGTCCCCGGCGTGGAGAcgcgcgtccccttcttcggctCCACCCAGGGCTTCCGCCACCCTGATCCAGACCGGAGGAGCTTCTCCTACATGGACAAGCTGCTGGAGAAGCTCGAGGCGGCCGGCTACCGCGACGGCGAAACCATGTTCGGCGCACCGTACGACTTCCGCTACGCCGTCGCGCCGGCCGGCCGCCCGTCCAGCGCGGGCACCGCGTTCTTCGCGAGCCTCAAGGGCCTGGTGGAGAGGGCGAGCCAGCTCAACGGCGATCGCCCGGCTATCATTGTCACCCACAGCTACGGCGGCACGCTGGCGCACCAGTTCCTGATCCGGCAGCCCCTGGCGTGGCGCCGGCGGTTCGTGAGGCACTTcatccccgtcgccgccccgtggGGAGGGCTCGTGCTGGGCATGCAGGCCCTCATCTCCGGCAACAACCTCGGCCTCCCCTTCGTAGACCCCGGGGCACTGCGGAAGGAGTACCGGAGCCTGCAGAGCAGCCTTTGGCCGCTGCCCAGCGCGAAGGTCTTCGGAGCCGCGCAGCCGCTGGTGAGCACCAGGCGCCGGAACTACTCGGCCGGCGACATGGTGGGCTTCCTCGGCGACATTGGGTTCGGCGAAGGCGTCGGGCCGTACGTGTCGCGCGTGCTGCCGCTGTTCAAGGAGCTGCCGGCCGCTCCGAGGGTGCCGGTGACGTGCGTCGTGGGGGTCGGGGTGGCGACGCCGGAGAGGATGGTGTACCCGGCGGACGACTTCGAGGGGACGCCCGGCGTGGTGGTTGGAGACGGCGACGGCCTGGTCAACCTGGCGAGCCTGGTGGCCGTGGAGCCGGAGTGGAGGCGTCGTGGTCCTTATTTTAGGATGGTCAAGGTGGCCAACGTGAACCACACCGCCATTCTGGTTGATGACCGTGCGCTTGGGATCGTCATCAGAGAAATTCGACGAGCTAACTAG